A window of Tachypleus tridentatus isolate NWPU-2018 chromosome 7, ASM421037v1, whole genome shotgun sequence genomic DNA:
ttattttcaaaagtaaaatcaCTACATTTGACCATGTActatttgtgtatgtttgtgtgtttttattgtagcaaagccacatcgggctatttgattttagcattgtaaatacaaAGACTAACTGCTGTCCCATGGATAAATAGCCATATGAAAACTGTGTACTAAACCCTGAATTAAAACTACCATGTGAGACTTATAGAAAAGAACATCACATTAGCGTACGTCTGAAAATTTACTATGTATTGACTACTTAACTAAACACTtgctaataattatttatatataagtgAATTCCTATATTTGTGCGATATAATAAAGCAAGTTTTAATTACCAGCAATTACACATAATTGATTACTTCTGTTTCTGTGGTAAGGACAAATTTTCATGTTGCTGTTTTTCCCCAGATGTTAGTGCTTGTGTTGCTATGCACCCGGATTGTGTTTGCTGTGGACAAAACCAGCGATGCTGAGAGTAAACGAGACACCAGCTTCGGAAACCGCTCACCGTCGCTCGATAAATTCGATAACCGGAACATCGATAAGTATCGACCAGATAACGATTATGGTAACAGATACAATTACTATCATAACTACCGACCAGATAACGATTATGGTAACAGATACAATGACTATCATAACTACCGATCGGATAACGATTATGGTAACAGATACAATGACTATCACAGGTATCGACCAGACAACGGTTATAACAGATACGATGATTATTACAGGAATCGACCAGACAACGGTTTTAACAGATACGATGACTATCATAGGAATCGACCAGACAACCGTTATAACAGATACGATGATTATTTCAGGAATCGACCAGACAACGGTTATAACAGATACAATGACTATCCTTACGACAACAGATTCGACAATAGTGGTAGCATGTATAACCCACAACGGTCTCATTACATCAACAACAACAGATACGATGATACATACTCTAATGACAATAGACTTGGCTATCGAGATCCATATGCTAATCGTTACAGCAATCGATATTATAGAAGATACCCCTATAATAGTCCTTACGGATATCTTGGCTATGGAGATGACCCTTACTATGACAGAGATTATCCCAGTGGTTCTCGATATGATGACAGATTCTATTATGGAAGAGATCCATATTACGATTCAAGATACGGAAACTTACACCCCTATAGTAACCGTTACGGTTATGAAAAATCCTTACAGTCTGAAGACAGAACAGTCAATACGTCTCTTTCACCATCTAGTTTCGCTGAATATGACGGCTACCCCAGACAGGGATCAGGTACTTTCACTTCCCAATCTAATCATTCTGATGAAGATAAAGGACTTTCTAGATCCTCCTACACTACTAATCGGAATTCTCGCACATTCAGGAAGACAGAATAGATCATATCTTCTTCATAACGTTTCTGAAAGCCtatttaaacaattaataaattagcAATTACTGAaatgtgtgatatatatatacatgcatttaaaatattttggttt
This region includes:
- the LOC143256718 gene encoding uncharacterized protein LOC143256718: MSYSMLVLVLLCTRIVFAVDKTSDAESKRDTSFGNRSPSLDKFDNRNIDKYRPDNDYGNRYNYYHNYRPDNDYGNRYNDYHNYRSDNDYGNRYNDYHRYRPDNGYNRYDDYYRNRPDNGFNRYDDYHRNRPDNRYNRYDDYFRNRPDNGYNRYNDYPYDNRFDNSGSMYNPQRSHYINNNRYDDTYSNDNRLGYRDPYANRYSNRYYRRYPYNSPYGYLGYGDDPYYDRDYPSGSRYDDRFYYGRDPYYDSRYGNLHPYSNRYGYEKSLQSEDRTVNTSLSPSSFAEYDGYPRQGSGTFTSQSNHSDEDKGLSRSSYTTNRNSRTFRKTE